From the Rhodococcus sp. NBC_00297 genome, one window contains:
- a CDS encoding fatty acid desaturase family protein, whose protein sequence is MSVTAERPRDRFVSSYTELSVAVRASGLMSRRRGFYWSRIIGTVAAFVAVWVGAFLLGDSWWQLALAVALAVVSTQFGFLGHDGAHRQMFDSAKWNEWTARILSGTFAGLSLHWWQGKHSKHHNAPNQIGKDPDIGNGPIAFVPEYVAQRTGFYGAFTRRQGWLFFPLLTLEGAALHVASVRTLIGSKEIKHRKLELSLIALRLTIGFALPFLAMPAGLAVGFILVHFAVFGVLLGGSFAPNHKGMPLVPANAKIDFLRRQVLMSRNVDGGPVTDFMMGGLNYQIEHHLFPSMPRPNLKKVRPMVREHCAKHGVTYTETSLVKSYGIVVRYLNQVGLSKRNPFDCPLVREYRA, encoded by the coding sequence GTGTCCGTCACCGCCGAACGCCCCAGAGATCGATTCGTCAGTTCGTACACCGAGCTGTCCGTCGCCGTGCGCGCCTCGGGGCTGATGTCACGCCGCCGCGGTTTCTACTGGTCCCGCATCATCGGCACCGTGGCGGCCTTCGTCGCCGTCTGGGTCGGTGCGTTCCTCCTGGGCGACTCGTGGTGGCAGCTCGCGCTCGCCGTCGCCCTCGCCGTCGTGAGCACGCAGTTCGGCTTCCTCGGTCACGACGGCGCCCACCGCCAGATGTTCGACTCGGCTAAGTGGAACGAGTGGACGGCCCGCATCCTGTCCGGCACCTTCGCAGGACTCTCGCTGCACTGGTGGCAGGGCAAGCACAGCAAGCACCACAACGCGCCGAACCAGATCGGCAAGGATCCCGACATCGGGAACGGGCCCATCGCCTTCGTCCCCGAGTACGTCGCGCAGCGCACCGGCTTCTACGGCGCGTTCACCCGCCGCCAGGGCTGGCTCTTCTTCCCGCTGCTCACCCTCGAAGGCGCCGCACTCCACGTCGCCAGCGTGCGCACGCTGATCGGCTCCAAGGAGATCAAGCACCGCAAGCTGGAGCTGTCGCTCATCGCGCTGAGGCTCACCATCGGGTTCGCACTGCCGTTCCTCGCGATGCCGGCGGGGCTCGCGGTCGGCTTCATCCTCGTGCACTTCGCCGTCTTCGGCGTTCTGCTGGGCGGCTCGTTCGCGCCCAACCACAAGGGGATGCCGCTGGTTCCGGCCAATGCGAAGATCGACTTCCTCCGCCGCCAGGTCCTCATGTCGCGCAACGTCGACGGCGGCCCCGTCACCGACTTCATGATGGGCGGCCTCAACTATCAGATCGAGCATCACCTGTTCCCCAGCATGCCGCGGCCGAACCTCAAGAAGGTGCGGCCCATGGTGCGCGAGCACTGCGCCAAGCACGGGGTGACCTACACCGAGACGTCGCTCGTGAAGTCCTACGGCATCGTCGTCCGCTACCTCAACCAGGTGGGACTGTCGAAGCGCAACCCCTTCGACTGCCCGCTGGTACGCGAGTACCGCGCCTGA
- a CDS encoding YceI family protein, translated as MKKKWWITGAVVVVLAIVALVVGPRIYSSIESSDPAASVSTSGAEAATGDLDGEWTVTSGDAANPTSAGYTVAEVLNGTDVTVVGTTPDVSGSATIANQQLTAGEIVVRTETITTDSDRRDNQFRGNIFDVANNPTATFTVTSPVDLSTVPTDGTTATVTLDGTLTLKGQTRDVSVETQVLRSGETIVASGNIPATWTDYGIEPPSLGFVTVDPTGSVDFLVTLGKA; from the coding sequence ATGAAGAAGAAATGGTGGATCACCGGAGCCGTGGTCGTCGTCCTGGCGATCGTGGCGCTCGTCGTCGGACCGCGTATCTACTCGTCGATCGAGAGCAGCGATCCGGCGGCGTCGGTGTCCACCTCCGGTGCCGAGGCGGCGACGGGCGATCTGGACGGTGAGTGGACCGTCACGTCCGGTGACGCAGCGAATCCGACGTCGGCCGGGTACACCGTCGCCGAGGTGCTCAACGGCACCGACGTCACGGTCGTCGGCACCACGCCGGACGTCTCGGGAAGCGCCACGATCGCGAACCAGCAGCTCACTGCCGGTGAGATCGTGGTGCGCACCGAGACCATCACCACCGACAGCGATCGGCGCGACAACCAGTTCCGCGGCAACATCTTCGATGTCGCGAACAACCCCACCGCCACGTTCACGGTGACGTCGCCGGTGGACCTGTCCACCGTGCCCACCGACGGCACCACGGCGACCGTCACCCTCGACGGCACGCTGACCCTCAAGGGCCAGACGCGCGACGTGAGCGTCGAGACGCAGGTGCTCCGGTCGGGCGAGACCATCGTCGCCTCGGGCAACATTCCCGCGACGTGGACCGACTACGGCATCGAGCCGCCGTCGCTGGGCTTCGTGACCGTGGATCCGACCGGGTCCGTCGATTTCCTGGTGACGCTCGGGAAGGCCTGA
- a CDS encoding sterol desaturase family protein: protein MRRVIADLWNSLPTALRDPVALAVPAFLVLLALEWTAAIVLESHGDETEDEPGRPDRGSYLRADARASIAMGLVSIATTTAWKTLALLIYSLIFAYVAPWQLPSDQWYTWVILLLGVDVLFYWYHRIAHRTRIVWATHQAHHSSEYFNFSTALRQKWNNSGEILMWLPLPLLGVPPWMVFTGFAINLVYQFWVHTERIDRMPRWFEFVFNTPSHHRVHHGRDKEYLDKNYAGILIVWDRLFGTYADETFRPHYGLTTPVQTFDILKLQTHEYAAIARDVRTAATLRQKLGYIVGPPGWTPADATAQAFPSVTRKSTDPVGSTVTKPSDGGSMP, encoded by the coding sequence CTGCGGCGGGTGATCGCCGATCTCTGGAACAGTCTGCCGACCGCGCTCCGCGACCCGGTCGCCCTCGCGGTGCCGGCATTCCTCGTTCTGCTCGCGCTCGAGTGGACCGCAGCGATCGTCCTCGAGAGCCACGGCGACGAGACCGAGGACGAACCCGGCCGACCGGACCGTGGAAGCTACCTCCGCGCCGACGCCCGGGCCAGCATCGCGATGGGGCTGGTGTCCATCGCCACCACCACCGCATGGAAAACCCTGGCGCTGCTGATCTATTCGCTGATCTTCGCGTATGTCGCACCGTGGCAGCTGCCCTCGGACCAGTGGTACACGTGGGTGATCCTGCTGCTCGGCGTCGACGTCCTCTTCTACTGGTATCACCGCATCGCGCACCGCACGCGCATCGTGTGGGCCACGCATCAGGCGCACCACTCGAGCGAGTACTTCAATTTCAGCACCGCACTACGGCAGAAGTGGAACAACAGCGGCGAGATCCTGATGTGGTTGCCGCTGCCCCTGCTCGGCGTCCCGCCCTGGATGGTGTTCACCGGGTTCGCGATCAACCTGGTCTACCAGTTCTGGGTGCACACCGAGCGCATCGACCGGATGCCGCGCTGGTTCGAGTTCGTCTTCAACACGCCGTCGCACCACCGCGTGCATCACGGCCGCGACAAGGAGTACCTGGACAAGAACTACGCCGGCATCCTCATCGTGTGGGACCGCCTGTTCGGGACCTACGCCGACGAGACGTTCCGACCGCACTACGGGCTGACGACTCCGGTGCAGACGTTCGACATCCTGAAGCTCCAGACACACGAGTACGCCGCCATCGCACGGGACGTGCGGACGGCGGCGACTCTGCGTCAAAAACTCGGTTACATCGTCGGACCGCCCGGCTGGACTCCCGCGGACGCTACGGCTCAGGCCTTCCCGAGCGTCACCAGGAAATCGACGGACCCGGTCGGATCCACGGTCACGAAGCCCAGCGACGGCGGCTCGATGCCGTAG
- a CDS encoding antibiotic biosynthesis monooxygenase, producing the protein MTEPRDDRSTSTSTAVTTSVARRITPGREQDFVAWTDAGISVLRTFDGFLGGGWLRSSTDPYEYYVLYRFDSDAHLQEWLSSPFRRAWVARGVGVADDHVTHRLTGVEGWFEPQSTLTDAVRVVGAPPPRWKQAIVIWSAFFPLSLLLNTLVSEYLSLGLVLRTLLVTLVSTPLMVYVLLPFITARVKRWLTP; encoded by the coding sequence ATGACTGAACCCCGGGACGACCGGTCCACGTCCACGAGTACCGCGGTCACGACCTCGGTGGCGCGGCGCATCACGCCCGGCCGTGAGCAGGACTTCGTGGCCTGGACCGATGCCGGAATCAGTGTGCTGCGCACGTTCGACGGGTTCCTGGGCGGCGGGTGGCTGCGCTCCTCGACCGATCCGTACGAGTACTACGTGCTCTACCGATTCGATTCGGACGCTCATCTGCAGGAGTGGCTCTCGTCACCCTTCCGGCGTGCCTGGGTCGCGCGTGGTGTGGGTGTGGCGGACGACCATGTGACGCATCGCCTCACCGGGGTCGAAGGGTGGTTCGAGCCACAGTCGACGCTCACCGACGCGGTCCGCGTCGTGGGCGCTCCGCCGCCTCGGTGGAAGCAGGCCATCGTCATCTGGTCGGCGTTCTTCCCCCTGTCTCTTCTGCTCAACACCCTTGTCTCCGAGTACCTCTCGCTGGGTCTTGTACTCCGGACCCTGCTCGTCACCCTCGTGAGCACACCCCTCATGGTGTACGTCCTGCTGCCGTTCATCACCGCCCGTGTGAAGCGCTGGCTCACTCCCTGA
- a CDS encoding MMPL family transporter: protein MATFLYRIGRFSYRRKGIVLPIWLAILVLAGIGAATLSGPTSTSFSIPGTPAQAALDLQKERFGGGEDPLTSASAQYVFQAPAGTTLDSPENTAAIDGVIANIRGIAAVKDTAKADPAAGPVPEGAMPLLDPIAGNQAIVDQYAEAGLAPDVAAANAAAVSPLSPDKTIGILDVPITGTVTDVTAEIRTELTDAAQPARDAGLTVEIGGSAMQAAEPPGGTAELIGLAVAAVVLVVMFGSLVAAGLPLITAIVGIGVTSLTITTASGFAELTQFTPILAIMIGLAVAIDYSLFIVARFRNELSETDDREEAAARAVGTAGSAVVFAGTTVLIALVALRVVGIPFLSQMGLAAGFGVFVAVLVALTMLPAVLGLFGAKAFAGKIRTVPDPEHDDKPTNGLRWVRMVIKRPALVLIVGVVILGVIAGPMTSLRLALPSVATAEPGTPAREAYDLVDQGFGPGRNGQLLMVVDASNVPEADRTAAFQAVVDRAAAEPDVTNAQQAGLNPAGDTALVSVTPKSSPISEDTQNLVTALRDARGGLESEYGVTYGVTGQTALEIDVSDRLQKALIPYLAVVVGLAFLLLMVVFRSILVPLTATLGFLLSVLATFGATVFIFQEGGLGLISNPQPIVSFMPIFLIGVVFGLAMDYQVFLVSRMREAYVHGATASDAIVTGFKYGARVVAAAAVIMISVFAAFMLEPDSFIKSIGFALAAAVFFDAFIVRMILIPAVMALLGDKAWYLPKWLDKILPNVDIEGEKLVRRTDETAPATQQPANRS from the coding sequence ATGGCCACCTTCCTGTATCGCATAGGACGGTTCTCGTACCGTCGGAAAGGCATCGTGCTGCCGATCTGGCTCGCCATCCTGGTGTTGGCCGGTATCGGCGCGGCCACGTTGTCCGGCCCGACGAGCACGTCGTTCTCCATCCCGGGAACCCCCGCCCAGGCTGCGCTGGATCTGCAGAAGGAGCGCTTCGGAGGCGGCGAGGATCCGCTCACGTCGGCGTCCGCGCAGTACGTGTTCCAGGCACCCGCGGGCACCACGCTCGACTCGCCCGAGAACACGGCGGCCATCGACGGCGTCATCGCGAACATTCGCGGCATCGCCGCCGTGAAGGACACGGCCAAGGCCGATCCCGCGGCCGGACCGGTGCCCGAGGGTGCCATGCCGCTCCTCGATCCGATCGCCGGCAACCAGGCGATCGTCGATCAGTACGCGGAGGCCGGTCTCGCGCCGGACGTCGCGGCCGCGAACGCCGCGGCCGTGTCGCCGCTCTCACCGGACAAGACCATCGGCATCCTCGACGTGCCCATCACCGGCACCGTCACCGATGTCACGGCCGAGATCCGCACCGAGCTGACCGACGCCGCCCAGCCCGCCCGTGACGCAGGGCTCACCGTCGAGATCGGTGGCAGCGCCATGCAGGCCGCCGAGCCGCCCGGCGGCACCGCCGAGCTGATCGGCCTGGCCGTCGCCGCCGTCGTCCTCGTCGTCATGTTCGGATCGCTCGTCGCCGCCGGACTGCCGCTCATCACGGCCATCGTCGGCATCGGCGTCACCAGTCTGACCATCACCACCGCGTCGGGCTTCGCCGAGCTCACCCAGTTCACGCCGATTCTCGCCATCATGATCGGCCTGGCCGTCGCCATCGACTACTCGCTGTTCATCGTCGCCCGGTTCCGTAACGAGCTGAGCGAGACGGACGACCGTGAGGAAGCCGCGGCACGCGCCGTGGGAACCGCCGGCAGCGCCGTCGTCTTCGCCGGCACCACGGTGCTCATCGCGCTCGTGGCACTGCGCGTCGTCGGCATCCCGTTCCTGTCCCAGATGGGTCTGGCCGCCGGCTTCGGTGTCTTCGTCGCCGTCCTCGTCGCGCTGACCATGCTGCCCGCCGTCCTCGGGCTCTTCGGCGCGAAGGCGTTCGCCGGCAAGATCCGCACCGTGCCGGACCCCGAGCACGACGACAAGCCGACCAACGGCTTGCGATGGGTGCGCATGGTGATCAAGCGTCCCGCACTGGTGCTCATCGTCGGTGTCGTGATCCTCGGTGTCATCGCCGGTCCCATGACGTCGCTGCGTCTGGCGCTTCCGTCGGTGGCCACCGCCGAACCGGGTACCCCCGCTCGTGAGGCGTACGACCTGGTCGACCAGGGCTTCGGCCCGGGACGCAACGGTCAGCTGCTGATGGTCGTGGACGCGAGCAACGTCCCCGAGGCCGATCGGACGGCGGCCTTCCAGGCCGTCGTCGACAGGGCGGCGGCGGAACCCGACGTGACCAACGCACAGCAGGCCGGGCTCAACCCGGCGGGCGACACCGCCCTGGTGTCGGTGACTCCCAAGAGCTCACCGATCAGCGAGGACACGCAGAACCTGGTGACCGCGCTGCGCGACGCCCGGGGTGGTCTGGAATCCGAGTACGGCGTCACCTACGGCGTCACCGGCCAGACGGCGCTCGAGATCGATGTGTCGGATCGGCTCCAGAAGGCCCTGATCCCGTACCTCGCAGTCGTCGTCGGATTGGCATTCCTGCTGCTCATGGTGGTGTTCCGATCGATCCTGGTGCCGCTGACGGCGACGCTCGGCTTCCTGCTCAGCGTGCTCGCCACCTTCGGTGCCACCGTCTTCATCTTCCAGGAAGGTGGACTGGGACTGATCTCCAACCCGCAGCCCATCGTGAGCTTCATGCCGATCTTCCTGATCGGTGTGGTCTTCGGACTCGCGATGGACTACCAGGTCTTCCTGGTGTCCCGGATGAGGGAGGCGTACGTCCACGGGGCGACCGCGAGCGATGCCATCGTCACGGGCTTCAAGTACGGCGCCCGCGTCGTCGCTGCCGCGGCGGTCATCATGATCTCGGTGTTCGCGGCGTTCATGCTGGAACCGGACTCGTTCATCAAGTCCATCGGTTTCGCTCTCGCGGCCGCCGTGTTCTTCGACGCCTTCATCGTCCGCATGATCCTGATCCCCGCGGTCATGGCGCTGCTCGGCGACAAGGCCTGGTACCTGCCGAAGTGGCTGGACAAGATTCTGCCGAACGTGGACATCGAAGGTGAGAAACTCGTCCGCAGGACGGACGAGACCGCACCGGCGACCCAGCAGCCGGCGAACCGGAGCTGA
- a CDS encoding ABC transporter ATP-binding protein — translation MTRPGGPPGPGAPGTKAMSFGPSVRRLLRRLLPQRMLLTVVLVFAVASVVLTVLAPNILGRATNLIFDGIVGRSLDPSLTKEQVVDGLRASGEGTRADMVSSMDVVPGRGVDFDAVGKVLVLVLILYIGSALLSWVQGYILNIALQRVIKRLRTDVENKIHRLPLRYFDSHKRGDVLSRVTNDIDNVSQSLQQTLSQLVVSVLTVFGILGMMLWISPLLALVAILTVPLSIVVTAMIAKRSQPHFIAQWKQTGALNAQVEEAYTGHELVKAYGRQHETARVFHESNEELYQASFRAQFISGIVMPAIMFLGNLNYVAIAVVGGLRVASGTLSLGEVQAFIQYSRQFTQPLTQIGSMVNLLQSGVASAERIFEILDAEEEGADPSAPVTPTTRSGRVEFRDVSFRYEPERPLIDGLSFVAEPGQMVAIVGPTGAGKTTLVNLVMRFYDIDSGSITLDGVDTRDMTRATLRSRTGMVLQDTWLFGGSIRDNIAYGNSGATEESIMEAARVSYVDRFVHSLPDGYDTVIDEEGSNVSAGEKQLITIARAFLADPAVLILDEATSSVDTRTELLVQKATAALRSDRTSFVIAHRLSTIRDADLILVMENGSIVEKGTHDELIAARGAYHRLSASGLQEQQLASGSMGA, via the coding sequence ATGACGCGGCCCGGCGGTCCTCCCGGTCCCGGTGCTCCCGGCACGAAGGCGATGAGCTTCGGACCGTCCGTCAGGCGGCTGCTGCGCCGGCTCCTTCCGCAGCGCATGCTGCTCACGGTGGTACTCGTGTTCGCCGTCGCCAGCGTCGTTCTCACCGTTCTCGCCCCGAACATCCTGGGCAGAGCCACCAACCTCATCTTCGACGGCATCGTCGGCCGTTCGCTCGACCCCTCGCTGACCAAGGAGCAGGTCGTCGACGGTCTCCGCGCCTCGGGTGAGGGCACACGCGCCGACATGGTGTCGAGCATGGACGTCGTCCCCGGTCGGGGAGTCGACTTCGACGCCGTCGGCAAGGTGCTGGTCCTCGTCCTCATCCTCTACATCGGGTCCGCACTGCTGTCCTGGGTGCAGGGCTACATTCTCAACATCGCGCTGCAACGCGTCATCAAGCGTCTGCGTACCGACGTCGAGAACAAGATCCACCGGTTGCCGTTGCGCTACTTCGACTCCCACAAGCGCGGCGACGTGCTCTCGCGAGTCACCAACGACATCGACAACGTCTCGCAGAGCCTGCAACAGACACTCAGCCAGCTCGTGGTCTCGGTGCTCACGGTCTTCGGCATCCTGGGCATGATGCTGTGGATCTCGCCGCTGCTCGCACTGGTCGCGATCCTGACGGTGCCGCTGTCGATCGTGGTGACGGCGATGATCGCCAAGCGCTCGCAGCCGCACTTCATCGCGCAGTGGAAGCAGACCGGCGCGCTCAACGCACAGGTCGAGGAGGCCTACACCGGCCACGAGCTGGTCAAGGCCTACGGCCGCCAGCACGAGACGGCGCGGGTGTTCCACGAGAGCAACGAGGAGCTGTACCAGGCGAGCTTCCGAGCACAGTTCATCTCCGGAATCGTCATGCCCGCCATCATGTTCCTGGGCAACCTCAACTACGTCGCCATCGCCGTGGTGGGCGGACTGCGCGTCGCGTCCGGCACGCTGAGCCTGGGCGAGGTGCAGGCCTTCATCCAGTACTCCCGCCAGTTCACACAGCCGCTCACGCAGATCGGCTCGATGGTCAACCTGCTCCAGTCGGGTGTCGCCTCGGCGGAGCGCATCTTCGAGATCCTCGACGCCGAGGAGGAGGGCGCCGATCCGTCGGCACCCGTCACCCCCACCACGCGCAGTGGACGCGTCGAGTTCCGGGACGTGTCGTTCCGCTACGAACCGGAGCGTCCGCTCATCGACGGGCTGTCCTTCGTGGCGGAACCCGGCCAGATGGTTGCGATCGTCGGCCCCACCGGCGCCGGCAAGACGACGCTCGTGAACCTCGTGATGCGGTTCTACGACATCGATTCCGGCTCGATCACGCTCGACGGTGTGGACACGCGTGACATGACGCGGGCGACGCTGCGATCGCGCACCGGCATGGTGCTGCAGGACACCTGGCTGTTCGGCGGCAGCATCCGCGACAACATCGCGTACGGCAACAGTGGCGCCACCGAGGAGTCGATCATGGAGGCGGCGCGGGTGAGTTACGTCGACCGTTTCGTGCACTCGCTGCCCGACGGGTACGACACCGTCATCGACGAGGAGGGCAGCAACGTCAGTGCGGGCGAGAAGCAGTTGATCACCATCGCGCGCGCGTTCCTCGCCGACCCGGCCGTGCTGATCCTCGACGAGGCCACCAGCTCCGTCGACACCCGTACCGAGCTGCTGGTGCAGAAGGCCACCGCGGCCCTGCGCAGCGATCGCACGAGTTTCGTGATCGCGCACCGCCTCTCCACGATCCGCGACGCCGATCTGATCCTGGTGATGGAGAACGGGTCCATCGTGGAGAAGGGCACGCACGATGAGCTCATCGCGGCGCGCGGCGCCTACCACCGTCTCAGTGCGTCCGGCCTGCAGGAGCAGCAGTTGGCGTCTGGTTCGATGGGGGCATGA
- a CDS encoding ABC transporter ATP-binding protein: MLISLLRRYLAPYRGALTGVVVLQFVATVASLYLPSLNADIIDNGVTTGDTGYILSTGSIMLAVSAVQIACSIGGVYFGARAAMAAGRDIRGALLDRVGTFSAREVGTFGAPSLITRNTNDVQQVQMVVLMGCTILVMAPIMCVGGIVMALREDFGLSWLLGIAVPALALSMGFVVVRMVPAFKVMQKRIDTVNRVLREQITGIRVVRAFVREPYEVERFDDANTALTATALQVGRLMALMFPVVMLISNVTSVAVIWFGGHAVDEGRMEIGSLTALLSYIMQILMSVIMASFIAMMIPRASVCAERITEVLDTNSSVVPSAKPVVFASAPSTVEFDKAAFAYPAADHPVLCDVSFRATAGTTTAVIGSTGSGKTTLINLIPRLIDTTDGVVRVGGTDVRELDPEALRAEIGLIPQRPFLFSGTIASNLRYGKEDATEAEMWDALEVAQAADFVREMPEGLETPVAQGGTTVSGGQRQRLAIARAIIRRPSIYVFDDAFSALDLTTDANLRAALRPITPDACVIVVAQRVSTIRDADSIVVLDDGRMVGLGTHDELLETCPTYAEIVDSQRTAAGVA; encoded by the coding sequence GTGTTGATCTCACTTCTCCGCCGGTATCTGGCGCCGTACCGCGGCGCGCTGACAGGCGTGGTGGTGCTGCAGTTCGTGGCCACCGTGGCCTCGCTGTACCTGCCCAGCCTCAACGCCGACATCATCGACAACGGCGTGACGACCGGCGACACCGGCTACATCCTGTCGACCGGCTCGATCATGCTGGCCGTCTCCGCCGTGCAGATCGCGTGCTCGATCGGCGGCGTCTACTTCGGAGCACGCGCCGCCATGGCGGCCGGCCGCGACATCCGCGGGGCGCTCCTCGACCGCGTCGGCACTTTCTCGGCGCGCGAGGTCGGGACGTTCGGCGCTCCGTCGCTCATCACCCGCAACACGAACGATGTTCAGCAGGTGCAGATGGTGGTTCTGATGGGCTGCACCATCCTGGTGATGGCGCCCATCATGTGCGTCGGCGGCATCGTCATGGCTCTGCGCGAGGACTTCGGACTGTCGTGGCTCCTCGGTATCGCCGTTCCTGCGCTGGCGCTGAGCATGGGCTTCGTCGTGGTCCGCATGGTTCCGGCGTTCAAGGTCATGCAGAAGCGCATCGACACGGTCAACCGCGTTCTGCGCGAGCAGATCACGGGCATCCGCGTGGTGCGCGCCTTCGTGCGCGAGCCGTACGAGGTGGAGCGTTTCGACGACGCGAACACCGCCCTCACCGCCACCGCACTGCAGGTCGGTCGTCTGATGGCGCTCATGTTCCCGGTGGTCATGCTCATCAGCAACGTCACCAGCGTCGCGGTGATCTGGTTCGGCGGTCACGCCGTCGACGAGGGACGCATGGAGATCGGATCGCTGACGGCCCTGCTGAGCTACATCATGCAGATCCTGATGTCGGTGATCATGGCGTCGTTCATCGCGATGATGATCCCGCGCGCCAGCGTGTGTGCCGAGCGCATCACCGAGGTGCTCGACACGAATTCGTCCGTCGTGCCCTCCGCGAAGCCCGTCGTCTTCGCCTCGGCGCCGTCGACGGTGGAATTCGACAAGGCCGCCTTCGCGTATCCCGCGGCCGATCACCCGGTGCTCTGCGACGTGTCGTTCCGGGCGACGGCCGGAACCACCACGGCCGTGATCGGCAGCACCGGCTCGGGCAAGACGACGCTGATCAACCTGATCCCGCGTCTCATCGACACGACCGACGGAGTGGTGCGCGTGGGCGGAACCGATGTGCGAGAACTCGATCCGGAGGCGCTGCGAGCGGAGATCGGACTGATCCCCCAGCGGCCCTTCCTGTTCTCCGGCACCATCGCCTCCAATCTTCGCTACGGCAAGGAGGACGCCACGGAGGCCGAGATGTGGGACGCACTCGAGGTGGCGCAGGCCGCCGACTTCGTCCGCGAGATGCCCGAGGGTCTCGAGACCCCCGTCGCCCAGGGCGGCACCACCGTCTCCGGTGGGCAGCGTCAGCGACTGGCCATCGCCCGCGCCATCATCCGGCGGCCGAGCATCTACGTCTTCGACGACGCGTTCTCCGCTCTCGACCTGACGACGGACGCGAATCTCCGAGCGGCCCTGCGCCCCATCACACCTGACGCCTGCGTCATCGTCGTCGCGCAGCGGGTGTCCACCATCCGCGACGCGGACAGCATCGTGGTGCTCGACGACGGCAGGATGGTCGGCCTCGGTACGCACGACGAGCTGCTCGAGACGTGTCCCACCTATGCCGAGATCGTCGACTCGCAGCGCACCGCAGCGGGTGTCGCATGA
- a CDS encoding TetR/AcrR family transcriptional regulator yields MSSGLRDRKKAETRAALSAAAIRLGRQQGFDTVTAEAIARDAGVSTRTFHNYFSSKEEAALYYLEQAAFEWVDLIEHRPQDEDFWDTVRAIVFEIVDDPERELTETVAVARFVEESPALLAKKLEFDRSLSAAFKKAVARRTGLDPDRDLYPSLVQAAVGATVSAALGFFAEASEKGSTTAESAGEVVRLAMQQLERGFRAPLTGSTPLPPD; encoded by the coding sequence GTGAGTTCCGGACTACGCGACCGCAAGAAGGCGGAGACCCGTGCAGCGCTCAGTGCTGCCGCGATCCGTCTCGGGCGGCAACAGGGTTTCGACACCGTGACCGCCGAGGCGATCGCCCGCGACGCGGGGGTGTCGACGCGCACGTTCCACAACTACTTCTCCAGCAAGGAAGAAGCGGCGCTGTACTACCTCGAGCAGGCAGCGTTCGAGTGGGTGGACCTGATCGAACACCGGCCGCAGGACGAGGACTTCTGGGACACGGTGCGCGCCATCGTCTTCGAGATCGTCGACGATCCCGAGCGCGAGTTGACCGAGACTGTCGCGGTCGCGCGGTTCGTCGAGGAGTCGCCGGCTCTGCTGGCGAAGAAGCTCGAGTTCGACCGCTCGCTCTCCGCGGCGTTCAAGAAGGCCGTGGCCCGGCGCACGGGGCTTGATCCCGATCGGGACCTGTACCCCTCGTTGGTCCAGGCCGCGGTGGGCGCCACCGTCAGCGCCGCACTCGGATTCTTCGCAGAGGCATCCGAGAAAGGCTCCACCACAGCAGAATCCGCCGGCGAGGTGGTCCGCCTCGCCATGCAACAACTCGAACGGGGCTTCCGAGCGCCGCTCACCGGTTCCACCCCGCTCCCGCCCGACTGA